The genomic region GCACACCTAAGAAACTTGAATAGCGCTCTTCGCCTGTGGCCTCAAAATAGCGAAAATGCGAGTGCGCCTGGGCATCTTCTAGGTTAAGTGGCTCACTGCGCTTGGCCACCAAGCCAACCAAGCCTTCCCCCAAAGGCAGCACCACGCGGCCCACTGCCTGGGTACGCAAACCAATGGTTTCCATTAGCACTAACGACTCAAGCTCTTTATCGTAAAGATAAAAAGAGCACACGTCCGTTTGCATGGCCTTGCGTATGCGACGAACCATGGTTGACAGCGCGGCATCGAGGTTTCGAGCGCCATTCACTTCCTGAATAACGCGACGTAGCACCTCAAGCATGGAGGTTTTACTTTTCACTATTATTTGCCTCGCTGAGGGATTCTAGGCTGGCTTTACTGCCCATCCTGGGCAGTAAAGCGCATTATCCTTCGTTATCTTGTGCTAGGCGCTGTACACGCGGAGAGAGCTCTCGTAACGCGCGTCGATATACCTCTCGTTTAAACGGCACTACCTGCCCCAATGGGTACCAATAACTTACCCAGCGCCAGCCATCAAATTCGGGCTTGGGCGTGGCCGTCATGCAGATCCGGTTCTCTTGACAGCGAATCCTAAGTAAAAACCACTTCTGCTTCTGACCAATACAGACCGGTCGCGAGTGGGTACGAATCATGCGTCGTGGAAGACGGTAACGCAGCCAGCCCCGGGTGCAGGCGACAATATCAACATCGTCGGCGGTTAAGCCGATCTCTTCGTGAAGCTCACGAAAAAGCGCTTGTTGTGGAGTCTCGCTTGCTTTAATGCCTCCCTGGGGGAATTGCCACGCATTTTGTCCTACACGACGCGCCCAGAGCAGTTGCCCCTGGCTATTGGCAATAATAATGCCAACATTGGGGCGAAAGCCGTCAGCGTCGATCACGGACATCACCTTAATAAATTTTCAGTTATGCCCATTTTTCCACAAGGGAGACAAGCGTATCAATACAATATAACGCTAAGTGGTTAAACCAAGACGACTCTGCGATAATCCGCCGCTTTGTGCCTCGCTATTAACTAGCAATCAACTACCAACATTAACCATGAGGGGAGCGCCGTGAGTCTGGCCATTTTCGATTTGGATAATACGCTGCTATCCATCGACAGCGATCACGCCTGGGGTGAGTTTCTACTCGAACAGGGTGCCGTTGACCCTGTGGCTTACCGAGAAGCCAATGAACGCTTTATGGCCGACTACAATGCGGGCACCCTGGATATGGCAGCGTTTCTGGAGATGGCACTGAAGCCACTCGCGGAAAACACGCCGGAGCAGCTGGCCGCCTGGCATCAGCAGTTTATGGCCAGCAAAATTGAGCCACATATTCTCCCCAAGGCCGAAGAGCTTCTGGCCCGCCATCGCACTAAAGGCGATACGCTGCTAATCATCACCGCCACCAACCGCTTTATTACCGGCCCGATTGCCGAGCGCTTGGGCGTTGATGATTTAATCGCTGTTGACCCTGAGATGATTGATGGACGCTACACCGGCCGCGTATCTGGGGTGCCCAGCTACCGCGAAGGTAAAGTCACCCGCTTAAAGCAGTGGCTTGAAGACCAGGACCTCACCATGGATGGCGCTTGGTTTTACAGCGATTCCCACAACGACCTGCCGCTGCTTGAGCAGGTAGAGCATCCGGTGGCAGTCGATCCCGATGACACCCTGCGCCAGCATGCTAAAACGCACCACTGGCGAATCATGAGCTTACGGGACTAAAGCGGTGAAGGGTGAGCAGTAAATCGCCATAAAAAACCCCACAAGCATGCTTGTGGGGCTTTGCGTTTGCTAGGCGCTCATGTAGGAGCGCCAGCGAGGCTACTTAGCCGAGCAGGTGCTCAACGGCCGCACGCTCTTCGCGCAGCTCTTTCTCGGTAGCTTGCATCTTCTCTTTACTGAAAGCGTCCAGTTCGAAACCTTGAACGATTTCGTACTTACCACCCTGGCAGCGCACCGGGTAAGAGTAGATGATGCCTGCGTCGATGCCGTAGCTGCCGTCAGACGGAATCGCCATGCTGACGATGCCGTCACAACCCAGCGCCCAATCGCGCATGTGGTCGATAGCGGAAGAAGCGGCAGACGCTGCAGATGACGCACCGCGTGCCTTAATGATCGCCGCGCCGCGCTGCTGAACGGTGGGGATGAAGTCGTTTTCGTACCAGTCGCGCTCAACCAGGTCGAAAGCCGCTTTGCCATCGACTTTGCACTGGGCCAGATCCGGGTACTGGGTGGCACTGTGGTTGCCCCAGATGATCATGTTTTCAACGTCGGTGACGTGCTTGCCGGTTTTCTGAGCCAGCTGGGTCAACGCGCGGTTGTGATCCAGACGCGTCATGGCGGTGAACTGACCCGCGTCCAGGTCCGGCGCGTTGCAAGAAGCAATCAGCGCGTTGGTGTTAGCCGGGTTACCGACAACTAGCACGCGCACGTCGCGGCTGGCGTGATCGTTTAGCGCTTTGCCCTGCACGGAGAAGATAGCAGCGTTGGCTTCCAGCAGGTCTTTACGCTCCATACCGGGGCCACGAGGACGGGCACCTACCAGCAGGGCGAAATCCGCATCTTTGAACGCGACGTTGGGGTCATCGGTTGCGACAACGTCTTTGACCAGCGGGAAGGCACAGTCGTTGACTTCCATCACCACGCCGTTCAGGGCGTCCATCGCCTGAGGGATTTCCAGAAGCTGAAGAATGACAGGCTGATCCGGCCCCAACATGTCGCCAGCGGCGATGCGGAAAATAAGAGAGTAGCTGATTTGGCCTGCGCCGCCGGTAATCGCAATACGTACTGGATCTTTCATCATTGCTCCTTGATGGTTTGCCGAGTGTAAGGGCTCGCCTGAGGGTGGTTCGACAGAAATTAAGACGACAAGATGGTATGCCCAGCCGGGCAAAAACTCAATCAGACATGAGGCTAGTACCCTTCCCGCCACTGCTTGGTACTCGCTGGGAAGCTCGGGTTACGCTATGGTGTGACAGGCTGCGCACCCCGCCTTCAGCACGGTCTTTAACGTACAGCTTAAATATACGGTTTTCTGGGCTTATACGGATATAGCAACCCCATGCGACGACTCCCCTACTCTTACGCCCTTGCCAGCTTGCTGGTTCTAGCGCTGGTAATATGGCTTGCCTTTGGCGATTTTCAGCGCTTTCAAACCGACCCACCCGAGAGCAGCAGCGCTGAAAGCGAGGCGCTTCCACGGGTAGAGGTGATGGTTCAGCAAAGCACCCCTTTTGTTCCTCAGCAGGTTATTCAAGGCCAATTAACCGCCCAGCGCGAAACCATTTTACGCGCTAGCGTGGCTGGCTTCGTAGCGGAAAAGCCCATTACCCAGGGGGCGACAGTGGCCCAAGGCGATACCCTGCTGGTGCTGGATAATGAAGCCCTACCCGAGCGCTTGCAGCAAGCAAGGGATGAGCTTGCCGTGGCAGAAGCTGAGTTTTCTGGTGCGCAAAACCTACGCCGCCGGGAGCTTATTTCACAGCCAGAACTGCTGCGCCTACAGAGCGCGTTAAGCGCCAGCGCTGCCCAGGTTGCCCAGTTGGAAAAACAGCTAAACGACACCCGCCCCACCGCCCCATTCGCAGGCGTACTTGACCGGGTACAGGTGGAACTAGGCGACTTGCTGCAGCCTGGCGAAGAGTGGGGTCGCTTAATTGATGACCGCCGTTTAATCGGTACCGCCTGGGTCTCTCAACAGCAAGTAGGCGAGCTAAGTGTTGGCCTACCGGTCTCAGCACGGCTGCTCAACGGTCGTTCGTTAAGCGGTGAAATAACGCATATCAGCAGCCGCGCAGAAGTATCCACTCGAACGTTTTATATCGAAGCCACCCTGGATAATCCTGACAGACAGCGTTTAGCAGGCGGAAGCGCAGAATTCACCATTACCCTGCCACCGCGCCAGGTACACACGCTTTCCCCCGCGCTTTTTAGCCTGAACGAACAGGGCCAGCTCGCCGTTAAGCATGTCGTCGATGACAATCAGGTGGCTCAAACTGCCATTGAACTGGTGAGTGCCGATATTGAGCGCGCGTATGTCACCGGCTTACCCGACCCGCTTACATTAATCACGCTGGGCGCAGGGTTGGTTGCACCAGGCGACGCCGTCACCCCCGTCCGTGCCAGCCGCCAGGAAGGTGGTTATGCGCCAGCTCATTAATGCCGCGCTCACCCACACGCGTACCACGCTGCTACTGCTGGCCGGGTTACTGCTAGCTGGCATCGCCGCCTGGCTAACTATTCCTAAAGAAGCTAACCCCGACGTTACGATCCCGATTATTTACGTTTCGCTTTCACTAGAGGGGGTTAGTCCCGAAGATGGCGAACGGCTTTTAGTTCGCCCCATGGAGCAGGAGCTGAGGGGGATTGAAGGGCTACGCAAATTCACCGCACAGTCCAGCGAAGGCCATGCGGCGGTGACGCTTGAGTTTGATCCTGGCTTTGATCCTGATACGGCCCTTTCTGACGTGCGCGAACGCGTGGACATTGCCCGCAGCAGCCTGCCCACTGAAGCTGAAGAGCCGCGGGTCATGGAAGTGAACGTCTCGGAATTTCCGGTGCTGACTATTGGCCTTTCCGGCCAGCTGGATACCCGGGAACGTATGATGATTGCCCGACGCCTGAAAGAGGAGATTGAGGGCATCGCCAATGTGTTGGAGGTCGATATTGCCGGTGAGCGGGAAGACCTGCTGGAGATCGTCGTCGATCCGTTGGTGCTAGAAAGCTACGGCATTGATTTTGATACGCTGTTTAATCAGGTATCGCGTAACAACCGGTTAGTAGCGGCGGGCAGCCTAGACACCGGCGCCGGACGTTTAGCGCTGAAGGTACCGGGCATTATCGAATCCCTTGAGGATGTGATGCAGATGCCGGTGAAAGTTGAGGGCGACCAAGTGGTCACCTTCGGTGACGTGGCCTGGATTCATCCCACCTATAAAGAGCCCCAAGGCTTTGCCCGTATTGATGGCGAACCTGCCGTGGTGTTGGAAATCTCCAAGCGGGCCGGTGCCAATATTATCGCCACGATCGAGGCTGTGCGAGAGCGCTTTGCCCAGGCAGGCGACTTACTCCCCGAACAGTTAAACGTTACCACCATTTTAGATGAGTCCGTCACGGTGCAGAACATGCTCTCCGAGCTGTTAAATAACGTGCTTACCGCCGTGGTACTGGTGCTGATTGTAGTCGTCGCGGTGATGGGCTGGCGCATGGCGCTGCTGGTGGGCTTGACCATACCCGGCGCCTTTTTAACCGGCATACTGCTGGTATGGGCGTTTGGCTTTACGCTCAATATCGTGGTGCTGTTCGCGTTGATCTTAGTCGCCGGCATGCTGGTGGATGGCGCCATTGTGGTCAGTGA from Halomonas sp. 7T harbors:
- a CDS encoding malate dehydrogenase, with the translated sequence MKDPVRIAITGGAGQISYSLIFRIAAGDMLGPDQPVILQLLEIPQAMDALNGVVMEVNDCAFPLVKDVVATDDPNVAFKDADFALLVGARPRGPGMERKDLLEANAAIFSVQGKALNDHASRDVRVLVVGNPANTNALIASCNAPDLDAGQFTAMTRLDHNRALTQLAQKTGKHVTDVENMIIWGNHSATQYPDLAQCKVDGKAAFDLVERDWYENDFIPTVQQRGAAIIKARGASSAASAASSAIDHMRDWALGCDGIVSMAIPSDGSYGIDAGIIYSYPVRCQGGKYEIVQGFELDAFSKEKMQATEKELREERAAVEHLLG
- a CDS encoding efflux RND transporter periplasmic adaptor subunit; translated protein: MRRLPYSYALASLLVLALVIWLAFGDFQRFQTDPPESSSAESEALPRVEVMVQQSTPFVPQQVIQGQLTAQRETILRASVAGFVAEKPITQGATVAQGDTLLVLDNEALPERLQQARDELAVAEAEFSGAQNLRRRELISQPELLRLQSALSASAAQVAQLEKQLNDTRPTAPFAGVLDRVQVELGDLLQPGEEWGRLIDDRRLIGTAWVSQQQVGELSVGLPVSARLLNGRSLSGEITHISSRAEVSTRTFYIEATLDNPDRQRLAGGSAEFTITLPPRQVHTLSPALFSLNEQGQLAVKHVVDDNQVAQTAIELVSADIERAYVTGLPDPLTLITLGAGLVAPGDAVTPVRASRQEGGYAPAH
- a CDS encoding HAD family hydrolase codes for the protein MSLAIFDLDNTLLSIDSDHAWGEFLLEQGAVDPVAYREANERFMADYNAGTLDMAAFLEMALKPLAENTPEQLAAWHQQFMASKIEPHILPKAEELLARHRTKGDTLLIITATNRFITGPIAERLGVDDLIAVDPEMIDGRYTGRVSGVPSYREGKVTRLKQWLEDQDLTMDGAWFYSDSHNDLPLLEQVEHPVAVDPDDTLRQHAKTHHWRIMSLRD
- a CDS encoding RNA pyrophosphohydrolase; this translates as MIDADGFRPNVGIIIANSQGQLLWARRVGQNAWQFPQGGIKASETPQQALFRELHEEIGLTADDVDIVACTRGWLRYRLPRRMIRTHSRPVCIGQKQKWFLLRIRCQENRICMTATPKPEFDGWRWVSYWYPLGQVVPFKREVYRRALRELSPRVQRLAQDNEG